The following are from one region of the Ignavibacteriota bacterium genome:
- a CDS encoding isocitrate/isopropylmalate dehydrogenase family protein, which translates to MKRTIVSMPGDGIGKTVLPEAIKVLNAVKFEADYVHGDIGWDFWCSEGNALPQRTIELLQKHKIGLFGAITSKPKDAADKELDPKLKGKGFTYFSPIVSMRQHFNLDICIRPCISFKGNPLNFIRKDSKGHYEEPIVNSVIFRQNTEGLYAGIEWTNPPANVRAAFESHPKWKAFKDVPNEDLAISSRIITKNAATRIIRAAFEYAKKYGYKNVTVCEKPNVLRETSGMMLKIGKELAKEFPGISLWDTNIDAQMMWLTKNPEDYGVVVAENMFGDIISDGFAGLVGGLGFACSANLGEEVSVFEPTHGSAPKYQELSPSIVNPIAMIMSACMMLDHIGETEKANKIRKAIAKVIEEGKVKTYDMMKLRGGPDVFKNGACTTQQMTDEIIAKM; encoded by the coding sequence ATGAAAAGAACCATCGTTTCAATGCCCGGTGACGGCATTGGTAAAACAGTACTACCCGAAGCAATAAAAGTTTTAAACGCAGTCAAATTTGAAGCAGATTACGTTCACGGAGATATCGGCTGGGATTTTTGGTGCAGCGAAGGAAATGCACTTCCACAGCGTACAATTGAATTACTTCAAAAACACAAAATTGGTTTGTTTGGTGCAATCACTTCCAAACCAAAAGATGCTGCTGATAAAGAACTTGATCCAAAATTAAAAGGAAAAGGTTTCACTTACTTTTCTCCAATTGTTTCAATGCGACAACACTTTAATCTTGATATTTGTATCCGTCCTTGTATTTCATTTAAAGGCAACCCGCTTAATTTTATTAGAAAGGATAGCAAAGGTCATTACGAAGAACCGATAGTAAACTCTGTTATATTCAGACAAAATACAGAAGGACTTTATGCAGGAATTGAATGGACAAATCCTCCCGCAAATGTTCGTGCAGCTTTTGAATCTCATCCGAAGTGGAAAGCATTTAAAGATGTTCCGAATGAAGATTTAGCAATATCAAGCAGGATAATTACAAAGAATGCGGCAACGAGAATTATTCGTGCTGCTTTTGAGTACGCAAAAAAATATGGATACAAAAATGTAACAGTTTGTGAAAAGCCAAATGTACTTCGCGAAACTTCCGGTATGATGCTGAAGATTGGAAAAGAACTTGCAAAAGAATTTCCGGGAATTTCATTATGGGATACAAATATTGATGCACAAATGATGTGGCTTACAAAAAATCCTGAAGATTACGGAGTTGTTGTTGCTGAAAATATGTTCGGTGATATTATTTCTGACGGATTTGCCGGATTAGTTGGCGGACTTGGTTTTGCTTGTAGCGCAAATCTTGGTGAAGAAGTTTCAGTCTTTGAACCAACACACGGCAGTGCTCCAAAATATCAGGAATTAAGTCCATCAATCGTTAATCCGATTGCAATGATTATGAGTGCCTGTATGATGCTCGATCACATTGGTGAAACTGAAAAAGCTAATAAGATTAGAAAAGCAATTGCAAAAGTTATTGAAGAAGGAAAAGTAAAAACTTATGATATGATGAAACTTCGCGGAGGACCTGATGTATTTAAAAACGGAGCCTGCACAACTCAGCAGATGACTGATGAGATAATTGCTAAAATGTGA